The Marinilongibacter aquaticus genome has a window encoding:
- a CDS encoding glycan-binding surface protein, whose product MKRMTNKLLAKLFCLSFLAVFFLQGCSEEDSPNNGKPMISYIRVTDPGSSDSLIVSASQGALIAIIGENLGSARQIWFNDQRASLTPTYLTNESILVSVPSDIPEHISNTLKIYFAGGDSLLHDFVVDISEPAIQNMNCEYVLDGEVATIRGNYFYAPLTVTFAGGKEAEIVDVEDKLLKVRVPEGAQPGQITVRSNFGETKSDFWFRDNRNIFLSSDPFTGWWNQSYVVSDPQAGDPIAINGNYIRVKQMISGWQWNEVAGGPPDAMGDISKNIPDEAILNPEKYNFKFEVNTMKPYAANVIKFTVGLTDFNNDQYLWNPPYDTKGEWQTVVIPFEEMAAAYKDSGFEMKVDPNGYYTRVLFHGPGDLDCDMSFDNFRIVPKVIED is encoded by the coding sequence ATGAAAAGAATGACAAATAAACTTTTGGCCAAGTTGTTTTGCTTAAGTTTCCTTGCTGTGTTTTTCTTGCAGGGATGCAGCGAAGAAGATTCGCCGAACAACGGTAAGCCAATGATTTCCTACATCCGTGTCACCGATCCGGGTTCTTCCGATTCGTTGATCGTTTCGGCCAGTCAAGGGGCTTTGATTGCGATAATTGGTGAGAATTTGGGTAGTGCCCGCCAAATTTGGTTCAATGACCAAAGAGCGAGCCTCACACCCACGTACCTCACAAACGAGTCGATTTTGGTGAGTGTGCCCAGCGATATTCCCGAGCATATCAGCAATACTTTGAAAATATATTTTGCCGGTGGCGATTCCTTGCTACACGATTTTGTGGTGGATATCAGCGAACCCGCCATTCAAAACATGAACTGCGAATATGTGCTCGACGGCGAGGTAGCTACAATTCGAGGGAATTATTTCTACGCCCCGCTTACAGTCACTTTTGCCGGTGGCAAAGAAGCGGAAATTGTGGATGTCGAAGACAAGCTTCTGAAAGTGCGGGTGCCCGAAGGTGCCCAACCGGGACAGATCACGGTGCGTTCGAATTTTGGCGAAACCAAATCGGATTTTTGGTTTAGAGACAACCGCAACATTTTCTTGAGCAGCGATCCGTTCACGGGCTGGTGGAATCAGTCGTATGTGGTCAGCGATCCACAGGCGGGCGATCCGATTGCGATCAACGGAAATTACATCCGTGTAAAACAAATGATCAGCGGATGGCAATGGAATGAAGTGGCGGGTGGGCCACCCGATGCCATGGGCGATATCAGTAAAAATATTCCTGATGAAGCGATTCTTAATCCCGAGAAATACAATTTCAAATTTGAGGTAAACACGATGAAACCTTATGCGGCAAATGTGATCAAGTTTACGGTAGGATTGACCGATTTCAACAACGACCAATACCTCTGGAACCCGCCGTACGACACCAAAGGCGAGTGGCAAACCGTGGTTATTCCTTTCGAAGAAATGGCGGCTGCGTATAAGGATTCGGGCTTTGAAATGAAAGTAGATCCCAATGGCTATTACACACGCGTGCTTTTCCATGGGCCAGGCGATCTGGACTGCGACATGTCCTTTGATAATTTCAGAATTGTACCAAAAGTAATTGAAGATTAA